Proteins from a single region of Musa acuminata AAA Group cultivar baxijiao unplaced genomic scaffold, Cavendish_Baxijiao_AAA HiC_scaffold_160, whole genome shotgun sequence:
- the LOC135656376 gene encoding photosystem II protein D1 yields the protein MTAILERRESTSLWGRFCNWITSTENRLYIGWFGVLMIPTLLTATSVFIIAFIAAPPVDIDGIREPVSGSLLYGNNIISGAIIPTSAAIGLHFYPIWEAASVDEWLYNGGPYELIVLHFLLGVACYMGREWELSFRLGMRPWIAVAYSAPVAAATAVFLIYPIGQGSFSDGMPLGISGTFNFMIVFQAEHNILMHPFHMLGVAGVFGGSLFSAMHGSLVTSSLIRETTENESANAGYRFGQEEETYNIVAAHGYFGRLIFQYASFNNSRSLHFFLAAWPVIGIWFTSLGISTMAFNLNGFNFNQSVVDSQGRVINTWADIINRANLGMEVMHERNAHNFPLDLAAVEVSSTNG from the coding sequence ATGACTGCAATTTTAGAGAGACGCGAAAGTACAAGCCTATGGGGTCGTTTCTGCAACTGGATAACCAGCACTGAAAACCGTCTTTATATTGGGtggttcggtgttttgatgatccctaccttattgaccgcaacttctgtatttattatcgccttcattgctgctcctccagtagatattgatggtattcgtgaacctgtttctggttctctactttatgGAAATAATATTATCTCTGGTGCTATTATTCCTACTTCTGCAGCTATAGGTTTACATTTTTACCCAATCTGGGAAGCAGCATCTGTTGATGAGTGGTTATACAATGGTGGTCCTTATGAGCTAATTGTTCTACACTTCTTACTTGGTGTAGCTTGTTACATGGGTCGTGAGTGGGAACTTAGTTTCCGTCTGGGTATGCGTCCTTGGATTGCTGTTGCATATTCAGCTCCTGTTGCAGCTGCTACTGCTGTTTTCTTGATCTACCCTATTGGTCAAGGAAGTTTCTCTGATGGTATGCCTTTAGGAATATCTGGTACTTtcaacttcatgattgtattccaggcaGAACACAACATCCTTATGCATCCATTTCACATGTTAGGTGTAGCTGGTGTATTCGGCGGCTCCCTATTCAGTGCTATGCATGGTTCCTTGGTAACCTCTAGTTTGATCAGGGAAACCACTGAAAACGAATCTGCTAACGCAGGTTACAGATTCGGTCAAGAGGAAGAGACTTATAATATCGTAGCTGCTCATGGTTATTTTGGCCGATTGATCTTCCAATATGCTAGTTTCAACAACTCTCGTTCTTTACATTTCTTCTTGGCTGCTTGGCCTGTAATTGGTATCTGGTTCACTTCTTTAGGTATTAGCACCATGGCTTTCAACCTAAATGGTTTCAATTTCAACCAATCCGTAGTTGACAGTCAGGGTCGTGTCATTAACACTTGGGCTGATATCATCAACCGTGCTAACCTTGGTATGGAAGTAATGCATGAACGTAATGCTCACAAC